The genomic window GGTGGAAGCCTGCAGGAGAGGGCTTAAGGTAAAATTCTTCAGGACTGCTGCACTGGTAAACAGGCTTAGTGAAGCAAGAAAAGGAGGCGAACTTTCAAAGTTTCTAAAAAAGTTAAGTGAAGTTGATTTGCTAATATGCGATGAATGGGGATATGTCCCTCTTGAGCGTGAGGGGGCACAGCTTTTGTTTCAAGTTATATCTGACTGTTATGAGCAAAGGAGTGTAATTATTACCACCAATCTGGAGTTCAGCCGTTGGGTAGGAATCTTCTATGATGAGCAGATGACTGCAGCCATAATTGATCGCCTTGTACATCATAGTTATTTACTGGTCTTTGACAGGCCAAGTTATCGTCTGCAAAATTCTCTGCTAAAGCA from Clostridiales bacterium includes these protein-coding regions:
- a CDS encoding ATP-binding protein; the encoded protein is VEACRRGLKVKFFRTAALVNRLSEARKGGELSKFLKKLSEVDLLICDEWGYVPLEREGAQLLFQVISDCYEQRSVIITTNLEFSRWVGIFYDEQMTAAIIDRLVHHSYLLVFDRPSYRLQNSLLKQSS